The Dehalogenimonas lykanthroporepellens BL-DC-9 genome includes a window with the following:
- a CDS encoding Methyltransferase type 11 (PFAM: Methyltransferase type 11~KEGG: det:DET0402 UbiE/COQ5 family methlytransferase) — protein sequence MVEPRFFEKIAPAYDFLTRLFMGGTYESMRKRMLDEDTSQMDILDLCCGTGYICNTIEARRIVGLDQSDAMLARNAKVRRENKTLIKGNAYQMDFKPGEFDRVYNSSASHEFKLFSRLLTKSFEILKPGGKIIIFDIYQPKNPVLSFFMNTFVRYVVERGIMFVHTREEWEKMLTEAGFIIEELDVVRGLYIFARARKPEEAS from the coding sequence ATGGTCGAACCACGGTTTTTTGAGAAAATTGCCCCTGCCTACGATTTCCTGACCCGACTGTTTATGGGCGGAACCTATGAAAGCATGCGTAAAAGGATGCTTGATGAGGATACCTCGCAGATGGATATCCTCGACCTGTGTTGCGGCACCGGCTACATCTGCAACACCATCGAAGCCCGGCGAATTGTCGGTCTGGACCAGTCCGATGCCATGCTGGCCCGCAACGCCAAAGTTCGGCGGGAGAACAAGACACTCATCAAGGGCAATGCCTACCAGATGGATTTCAAACCGGGCGAATTCGACCGCGTCTACAACTCCAGCGCTTCTCATGAGTTCAAGCTGTTTTCCCGACTGCTGACCAAGAGTTTCGAAATTCTGAAACCGGGCGGCAAGATCATCATCTTCGATATCTACCAGCCGAAGAATCCCGTACTGTCCTTTTTCATGAATACCTTCGTGCGTTATGTGGTGGAGCGGGGCATAATGTTCGTTCACACCAGGGAAGAATGGGAGAAGATGCTGACCGAGGCCGGCTTCATCATCGAGGAGTTGGACGTGGTACGCGGTCTGTATATTTTCGCCCGGGCGCGCAAACCTGAAGAAGCGTCGTAA
- a CDS encoding conserved hypothetical protein (KEGG: det:DET1306 hypothetical protein) has product MGLTLGEATRHIVNKNYAIVSADLFEECLGRKYEGKANIPAREKTTWPMKIEEKLKTVHQAKLEEGEFKWTRQDIGSDTYLDVKLWLEEELGIPHSEVDRGFKLGVIN; this is encoded by the coding sequence ATGGGATTGACACTGGGTGAAGCCACACGTCACATTGTCAACAAAAACTATGCGATAGTGTCCGCCGACCTCTTTGAAGAGTGTCTGGGACGCAAGTACGAAGGTAAAGCCAATATCCCGGCCAGGGAAAAGACCACCTGGCCCATGAAGATCGAAGAGAAGCTCAAGACTGTCCATCAGGCCAAGCTGGAAGAGGGCGAGTTCAAATGGACCCGGCAGGATATCGGCTCCGACACCTATCTGGACGTCAAGCTCTGGCTGGAAGAAGAACTGGGTATTCCCCATTCGGAAGTGGATCGCGGTTTCAAACTGGGTGTCATCAACTGA
- a CDS encoding hypothetical protein (PFAM: Protein of unknown function~KEGG: dev:DhcVS_289 GatB domain containing protein), whose product MSLKEQLSVELKEALRGGDKIRLNTLRLIISAINYAEIEQQKELDDTGVHVVIGKMAKQRRESIEAFKAGNREDLVAQEQAELDILESYLPRQMTREEITVEAKKVIAETGATGPRDMGKVMGKLTPMLRGRADGKEVAAVVTELLKG is encoded by the coding sequence ATGAGTCTTAAGGAACAACTGTCCGTAGAACTGAAGGAAGCCCTGAGGGGCGGCGACAAAATTCGTCTGAATACCCTTCGGCTGATTATTTCGGCCATCAACTACGCCGAAATTGAGCAACAGAAGGAACTGGATGACACCGGGGTTCATGTGGTCATCGGCAAAATGGCCAAACAGCGTCGGGAAAGTATCGAGGCGTTCAAAGCCGGCAATCGGGAAGATCTGGTGGCTCAGGAACAGGCGGAGCTGGATATTCTCGAAAGCTATCTGCCCCGGCAGATGACCCGAGAGGAAATCACCGTCGAGGCCAAAAAAGTCATCGCCGAAACCGGGGCTACCGGGCCGCGCGACATGGGCAAGGTGATGGGCAAGCTGACGCCGATGCTGCGGGGCAGGGCGGATGGTAAAGAAGTTGCCGCAGTAGTGACGGAGTTGCTGAAGGGGTAG
- a CDS encoding hypothetical protein (KEGG: cpc:Cpar_1401 transcriptional regulator, MarR family) encodes MDRYPEKEIGLGCLLAQAKTLMDRILIREMAQVKSMPPEQGGLLHAIYDGQDYLIEDLMAITLKERSTIIRLVGRLKDKGFVSSRVVTGTRKHIISITEAGKNAFDPVLMTDCFVSVFSSLTPEEQTAFQTILDKLIKSEIKSLQASRKHPHDSVVAV; translated from the coding sequence GTGGACCGTTACCCCGAAAAAGAAATTGGTTTGGGCTGTTTGCTGGCTCAGGCAAAAACTTTAATGGACCGGATATTGATAAGAGAGATGGCCCAAGTTAAATCCATGCCCCCGGAACAAGGGGGATTGCTACATGCCATATATGATGGCCAAGACTACCTGATTGAAGATTTGATGGCTATAACGCTCAAAGAGCGTAGCACCATAATTCGCCTGGTGGGCCGGTTGAAAGACAAGGGGTTTGTCAGCTCTCGGGTTGTCACCGGAACACGCAAGCATATAATCAGTATAACCGAGGCAGGGAAAAACGCTTTTGACCCGGTTCTAATGACAGATTGTTTTGTTTCTGTTTTTTCTTCCCTGACCCCGGAGGAACAAACAGCTTTTCAAACAATTTTGGACAAACTGATTAAGTCTGAAATTAAATCTTTGCAAGCTTCACGGAAACATCCGCATGACAGCGTCGTCGCGGTTTAG
- a CDS encoding reductive dehalogenase (KEGG: dev:DhcVS_1342 reductive dehalogenase~TIGRFAM: reductive dehalogenase~PFAM: Twin-arginine translocation pathway, signal sequence, subgroup) → MTSRFHSTVSRRDFMKGLGLAGTGVGVAAAAATGFHDLDELAGSYEQKRDWWIRERDYEDITTEVDWNTYQAYDPQAHPGVPVSEAVRAATQARVANDKAEGLAGRLPGYDRRGMAWYAASGQFNFNVPWTGADSCWKPSEGDNASPYNESPEYNLQVLRAAFHSFGTPAVGVIELNEHMKRLFNKGLCVWEDIEEPYQDEQRLYHIPNKCKWLVVWESQMTQNQGIFGYSKNPDTLSGYGSSVPLGRMDMQGYDWAGSVWNRATSFIKGLGYYALRPGGMMPSQNTAYGVFAGLSEQGRPNYRMSPGWGLCSRYADSAITDMPLAPTKPIDFGGHRFCNTCKRCGEVCPSQSIDMSDEPSWDTVVPRNNPGIKAFWMNWDTCSGFGAPVHCGICQPTCPFNHPSEAIIHPVVRAVAGTTGIFNGFFANMDRAFGYGEVRSADDIEGWWTRDLSTYKGDTINGAGKFNW, encoded by the coding sequence ATGACATCAAGGTTTCATTCAACGGTTTCAAGACGTGACTTTATGAAAGGGCTCGGGCTGGCCGGCACCGGGGTGGGTGTTGCGGCCGCCGCGGCTACCGGGTTTCATGACCTGGATGAATTAGCCGGTTCGTATGAGCAGAAACGTGATTGGTGGATTCGGGAGAGGGATTATGAGGATATTACCACCGAGGTTGATTGGAATACGTATCAGGCGTATGACCCCCAAGCCCATCCTGGTGTTCCAGTTTCAGAGGCGGTGAGAGCTGCCACCCAGGCGCGTGTCGCCAACGACAAGGCTGAAGGCCTGGCCGGAAGATTGCCTGGTTACGACCGCCGCGGTATGGCCTGGTATGCCGCTTCAGGGCAATTTAATTTCAACGTGCCTTGGACCGGCGCAGACAGTTGCTGGAAACCATCCGAAGGTGATAACGCTTCACCATATAATGAAAGTCCGGAATATAACCTCCAGGTATTAAGAGCCGCCTTTCATTCATTCGGCACGCCTGCAGTAGGTGTAATTGAGTTGAATGAACACATGAAGAGGTTGTTTAATAAAGGGCTGTGCGTATGGGAGGATATTGAAGAGCCTTATCAGGATGAGCAAAGACTTTATCATATCCCCAACAAATGCAAATGGTTGGTGGTTTGGGAAAGTCAGATGACTCAAAATCAAGGCATTTTTGGTTATTCCAAAAATCCTGACACTCTTAGCGGTTATGGTTCATCTGTGCCCTTGGGCAGGATGGATATGCAAGGTTATGATTGGGCCGGTTCGGTATGGAATCGTGCCACCTCATTTATTAAGGGTTTGGGCTATTATGCTCTCAGACCGGGCGGTATGATGCCGTCTCAAAACACCGCGTATGGCGTTTTTGCCGGGCTTTCCGAGCAAGGGCGCCCTAACTATCGCATGAGCCCCGGTTGGGGTCTTTGTAGCCGCTATGCTGACTCTGCGATTACGGATATGCCTTTAGCTCCGACCAAACCGATTGATTTCGGCGGTCACCGCTTTTGTAATACCTGTAAACGTTGCGGTGAGGTCTGCCCCAGTCAGTCAATCGATATGAGTGATGAGCCGAGTTGGGACACCGTAGTTCCCCGCAATAATCCAGGTATCAAAGCCTTCTGGATGAATTGGGATACCTGTTCAGGTTTCGGCGCTCCGGTTCACTGCGGTATCTGCCAGCCTACCTGCCCCTTCAACCATCCGTCAGAGGCCATTATCCATCCGGTTGTTAGAGCCGTAGCCGGCACTACCGGTATTTTTAACGGCTTCTTTGCCAATATGGACAGAGCCTTTGGTTATGGGGAAGTGCGTTCTGCGGATGACATAGAGGGCTGGTGGACGCGAGACCTCTCAACATACAAGGGCGATACTATTAACGGTGCCGGCAAATTTAACTGGTAA
- a CDS encoding Radical SAM domain protein (KEGG: deb:DehaBAV1_0327 radical SAM domain-containing protein~PFAM: Radical SAM domain protein~SMART: Elongator protein 3/MiaB/NifB): protein MVWNKQLNDRLEAESGTIRRDWGGRFPVAVVYPNSYRIGMSNLGVHALYAWLNGRNDFLAERVFWDEAELSSSGSLSIESRRPLTDFSLLAFSVSWELDYLNLPRMLKAAGLPPRASERDESQPLVIGGGAPLTANPAPVASFFDAIAIGEAEAILPALTRVLPGLTGLNRTAQLEILADLPGLYVPGISTRPVPRVHPAELDEFPVSTAVFTTDTEFGDSLLLEVQRGCRFACRFCLVARAFCPFRWRSTASLLKQAAAGRRYRERVALVGPVVSEHPDIVALLRGLRQMGYGLSMSSMRVKPLSPEVLAELVAGGVKSLSIAPEAGNAPLRKSLGKSFSDDEVVEAVELVGASGIRQLTLYAMAGLPGESDDDIASLAKLVLRCKAKAEKYRLVLSLNVSAFIPKPQTPFERQPMADASQIEKRLEMLTRTLSPHGIKVKPDNVDWGLVQAALSRGDERLAPVIEQIDRGSLAGWRRAMKQQDLSTADYAQRRFDNNEPLPWNMVEM from the coding sequence ATGGTCTGGAACAAGCAACTAAATGACCGCCTGGAAGCCGAGTCCGGAACGATACGACGGGACTGGGGCGGCCGGTTCCCGGTAGCCGTCGTTTATCCCAACAGCTACCGCATCGGCATGTCCAACCTGGGAGTCCATGCCCTTTATGCCTGGTTGAACGGCCGTAATGACTTTCTGGCCGAACGTGTCTTCTGGGACGAGGCGGAATTATCGTCATCAGGCAGTCTGTCCATCGAGAGCCGCCGCCCGCTGACCGACTTCAGCCTGCTGGCCTTCTCGGTTTCCTGGGAATTGGATTACCTGAACCTGCCCCGCATGTTGAAAGCCGCCGGCCTGCCGCCCCGGGCGTCGGAACGCGACGAATCCCAGCCGCTGGTTATCGGCGGCGGCGCGCCGCTGACTGCCAACCCGGCACCGGTAGCCTCGTTCTTCGATGCCATAGCCATCGGTGAAGCCGAAGCCATTCTGCCGGCGCTCACCCGGGTTCTCCCGGGTCTGACCGGGCTGAACCGGACGGCACAGCTTGAAATCCTGGCTGATTTGCCCGGCTTGTATGTTCCGGGCATAAGCACCCGGCCGGTGCCGAGGGTCCACCCCGCCGAACTGGATGAATTCCCGGTCAGCACCGCTGTTTTTACCACCGATACCGAGTTCGGCGACAGCCTTCTGCTGGAAGTGCAACGGGGTTGTCGTTTCGCCTGTCGTTTCTGCCTGGTGGCGCGGGCCTTCTGCCCGTTTCGCTGGCGCTCGACAGCTTCGCTCCTGAAACAGGCGGCGGCCGGCCGGCGCTATCGAGAGAGGGTAGCCCTGGTCGGCCCGGTGGTCAGCGAGCATCCCGATATCGTGGCCCTTCTGCGCGGTCTGCGGCAAATGGGTTACGGCCTGTCGATGAGTTCCATGAGGGTCAAACCGCTGTCGCCCGAAGTGCTGGCCGAACTGGTCGCCGGCGGCGTCAAAAGCCTGAGCATTGCGCCGGAAGCCGGCAACGCGCCTCTGCGGAAAAGCCTGGGCAAGTCTTTCTCCGATGACGAAGTGGTCGAGGCCGTCGAACTGGTCGGGGCTTCAGGCATCCGACAGTTGACGCTGTACGCCATGGCCGGACTGCCCGGGGAAAGCGATGATGACATCGCCTCGCTGGCGAAACTGGTGCTCCGCTGTAAAGCCAAAGCTGAAAAATACCGGCTGGTTCTATCGCTGAACGTGTCCGCCTTTATTCCCAAACCTCAAACACCATTCGAACGGCAACCGATGGCCGATGCCTCTCAAATAGAAAAACGCCTAGAAATGCTGACCCGAACACTGTCGCCTCATGGCATCAAGGTCAAACCGGATAACGTGGATTGGGGATTGGTTCAGGCGGCCCTATCCCGCGGTGACGAGCGACTGGCCCCGGTTATTGAGCAGATAGACCGGGGCTCCCTGGCGGGTTGGCGACGCGCCATGAAGCAACAAGACCTTTCCACCGCGGACTATGCCCAGCGGCGGTTTGACAACAACGAACCGTTGCCGTGGAATATGGTGGAGATGTGA
- a CDS encoding protein of unknown function DUF88 (PFAM: protein of unknown function DUF88~KEGG: deg:DehalGT_0297 protein of unknown function DUF88), with protein MAERDDRVMIFIDGSNMYHSLKAHWHRSDIDLSKFCAKLVGERRLIRIYYYNVEVGQREEPERYKDQKVFFDSVEAMPYTELRLGRLVYTSGWPNTPPFEKGVDVMLATDMLTHCFKNNYNTAILVAGDADFVGALQAVKDYGKHVEVALFGEEGTSVPLRKVADVVHDIDKNLLKGVWKGTVSQRSRRPRRPRSAQKPANKDGNGNPVAPPTAGESGPTEQTAPTA; from the coding sequence GTGGCCGAACGCGATGACCGCGTCATGATATTCATCGACGGGTCCAATATGTACCATTCCCTCAAAGCTCATTGGCACCGCTCCGACATCGACCTGTCCAAGTTCTGTGCCAAGCTGGTTGGCGAGCGCCGGCTGATACGCATCTATTATTATAATGTGGAAGTCGGCCAGCGGGAGGAACCGGAGCGCTATAAGGATCAAAAAGTATTCTTCGACAGCGTCGAAGCCATGCCTTACACCGAACTCCGCCTGGGGCGGCTGGTCTATACCAGCGGCTGGCCCAATACTCCGCCCTTTGAAAAGGGCGTGGATGTGATGCTGGCCACCGATATGCTGACCCATTGTTTCAAGAATAATTACAATACCGCCATCCTGGTGGCCGGCGATGCCGATTTCGTCGGCGCCCTGCAGGCGGTCAAGGATTACGGCAAGCACGTCGAAGTCGCCCTGTTCGGTGAGGAGGGTACATCGGTGCCCCTGCGCAAGGTCGCCGATGTGGTTCATGATATCGACAAGAATCTGTTGAAAGGAGTCTGGAAAGGAACGGTCTCCCAACGTTCCCGCCGCCCCCGGCGTCCCCGTTCTGCGCAGAAGCCTGCCAACAAGGACGGCAACGGTAATCCCGTTGCTCCTCCAACCGCCGGTGAGAGCGGGCCGACCGAGCAGACGGCGCCGACAGCCTGA
- a CDS encoding protein of unknown function DUF164 (PFAM: protein of unknown function DUF164~KEGG: det:DET0359 hypothetical protein) encodes MSQVKRLFLLQETDIAIDECRERMTGIRRELAADPLAAESAALERQKAKLEGLRHEQGEEAAAAEDLTERIKHHEQQLYSGRITNPKELAALQKDIELLKGHRAPHEERELELLETMEGLEAAIDEAEIALQRAREKLARRRQELEQTMTGEQQRLGELEGRRAGLVADIDPVAVAQYDRLKAQKGRAVARVEQGICRACGIAVTVAWLHRARAGETAGCPSCGRIMYLE; translated from the coding sequence ATGAGTCAGGTCAAACGGCTGTTTCTGCTTCAGGAAACCGACATCGCCATCGATGAATGCCGGGAAAGGATGACCGGCATCCGGCGGGAACTGGCGGCCGACCCTCTGGCGGCCGAATCGGCGGCGCTGGAGCGCCAGAAGGCTAAACTGGAGGGGCTACGGCATGAACAGGGGGAAGAAGCGGCCGCGGCCGAAGACCTGACCGAGCGTATCAAGCACCATGAACAGCAGTTGTATTCCGGCCGGATTACCAATCCCAAAGAACTGGCGGCTCTGCAGAAGGATATTGAACTGCTGAAAGGACATCGGGCGCCTCACGAAGAACGGGAACTGGAACTGCTGGAAACCATGGAAGGTCTCGAAGCCGCCATTGACGAAGCCGAAATAGCCTTACAACGCGCCCGGGAAAAGCTGGCTCGCCGCCGTCAGGAACTGGAACAGACAATGACCGGCGAACAACAGCGGCTTGGTGAACTGGAGGGCCGACGCGCCGGTCTGGTTGCCGACATCGACCCGGTGGCAGTAGCACAATATGATAGACTAAAAGCCCAGAAGGGCCGGGCGGTCGCCCGGGTGGAGCAGGGCATCTGCCGGGCTTGCGGCATTGCCGTGACCGTGGCCTGGCTTCATCGCGCCCGGGCCGGCGAGACCGCCGGCTGTCCCTCCTGCGGCCGAATCATGTATCTGGAGTAA
- a CDS encoding ribonuclease H (PFAM: ribonuclease H~KEGG: deg:DehalGT_0305 ribonuclease H), which produces MKQLIAHTDGASRGNPGAAALGVIIKSGQGEVVKEISLCLGRLTNNQAEYRAVIAALEESGRQGATHLRINADSELVVKQLNGIYRVKNPGLAPLALRVKELEKRFEKVIYCHVPRERNREADALANRALDGK; this is translated from the coding sequence TTGAAACAGTTAATCGCCCATACCGACGGCGCCAGCCGCGGCAACCCCGGCGCCGCCGCGCTGGGGGTTATCATCAAGTCCGGTCAAGGTGAGGTGGTCAAAGAAATCTCCCTTTGTCTGGGACGGCTGACCAATAATCAGGCAGAGTACCGGGCGGTCATCGCCGCCCTGGAAGAGTCCGGCCGGCAGGGTGCCACTCACCTGAGAATCAACGCCGATTCCGAACTGGTGGTCAAGCAGTTGAACGGTATCTACCGGGTCAAGAATCCCGGCCTGGCGCCGCTGGCACTCCGGGTAAAAGAGCTGGAAAAGCGTTTCGAAAAAGTCATCTACTGCCATGTGCCGCGGGAACGTAACCGGGAAGCCGATGCCCTGGCCAACCGGGCGCTGGACGGGAAATAA
- a CDS encoding iron (metal) dependent repressor, DtxR family (KEGG: mmh:Mmah_0446 iron (metal) dependent repressor, DtxR family~PFAM: iron dependent repressor; FeoA family protein~SMART: iron dependent repressor) has translation MNIDEHGEEILEALWIKTREENTPVNAEEFRGRQALAHLIELDLVVSAGDGALSLTDRGLPEARSVVRRHRLAERLLYDVLGTRDRVMHNKACKFEHLLDKGLDENICVLLGHPKVCPHNKPIPPGRCCQQELTKPHKLVSPLSELKPGQQGVVAYLYAPQADKLQKLMAMGILPGAPITLVQTFPSYVFQAGNSQFATDREIGDAIYVRLTENSG, from the coding sequence ATGAACATCGACGAACATGGCGAGGAAATACTGGAAGCCCTGTGGATAAAGACCCGTGAAGAAAACACGCCGGTCAACGCTGAGGAATTCCGGGGCCGCCAGGCGCTGGCTCATCTAATCGAACTCGACCTGGTGGTGTCCGCCGGCGACGGTGCTCTGTCGCTGACCGACCGCGGCCTGCCTGAAGCCCGCAGTGTGGTCAGACGGCACCGCCTGGCTGAAAGACTGCTTTACGATGTCCTGGGCACCCGCGACCGGGTCATGCACAACAAGGCCTGTAAGTTCGAGCACCTGCTGGATAAGGGGCTGGACGAGAATATCTGTGTCCTGCTGGGTCATCCCAAAGTCTGTCCCCACAACAAGCCGATACCCCCCGGCCGGTGCTGTCAGCAGGAGCTGACCAAACCCCACAAACTGGTGTCGCCACTATCCGAACTGAAACCGGGCCAGCAGGGAGTGGTCGCCTATCTGTACGCCCCGCAGGCGGACAAACTGCAAAAGCTGATGGCCATGGGCATCCTGCCGGGAGCGCCCATCACTCTGGTGCAGACTTTCCCTTCTTATGTATTTCAAGCCGGCAACAGCCAGTTCGCCACCGACCGGGAAATCGGTGATGCCATCTATGTCCGGCTGACCGAAAATTCAGGATGA
- a CDS encoding conserved hypothetical protein (KEGG: gem:GM21_2624 hypothetical protein) — MTDNNSEKDLIQCPLCGHRFDVDAGTAFCGACPVGKNCRLVRCPNCAYETPAEPKLISTIRKLRRKP; from the coding sequence GTGACTGATAACAACTCTGAAAAAGACCTGATACAATGCCCGTTGTGCGGCCATCGGTTCGACGTGGACGCCGGAACCGCCTTCTGCGGGGCCTGCCCGGTCGGCAAAAACTGCCGTCTGGTGCGCTGTCCCAACTGCGCCTACGAAACACCGGCCGAACCGAAACTGATTTCGACAATAAGAAAGCTCAGGAGAAAACCATGA
- a CDS encoding ferrous iron transport protein B (TIGRFAM: ferrous iron transport protein B; small GTP-binding protein~PFAM: GTP-binding protein HSR1-related; nucleoside recognition domain protein; Ferrous iron transport B domain protein~KEGG: glo:Glov_2467 ferrous iron transport protein B~SMART: Ras small GTPase, Ras type) — MSKSYCAKTGGSCHQSPQQHRHRHGHQHDPELKIALVGSPNVGKSSLFHRLTGRRVIISNYPGTTVDVFRGQAVIQGRQAEVVDTPGMYSLHSITEEERVARAILLKEKPDVILHVVDAKNLERMLPLTYQLIEGGLPVLLVLNMMDETEALGIDIEVGRLSSVLGIPVVTTSASLDRGITELKKAIASYQSVDLGLPVFYEDYIEKAVAELLPLVRDRTSVSLLADRAVALLLLRDDTEIRQLLKADGADMPAIDSIISRTMVEASQTPAYILAVAQQQAASRLTGETVSQRRSTKPSFRERLSRAMMRPLSGSLILAGVLAAMYYFVGVFGAGTLVGWLEETVFGEYINPWLQTTFQDLIPVQLVYDLFVGDYGLITLGLTYAIGIILPIVTIFFIIFSMIEDSGYLPRLAMLVDRMFKFIGLNGRAVIPIVLGLGCDTMATIVTRTQETRRERVITTLLLALAIPCSAQLGVIFGILSVSTGMLLTWLGVVLLVFLLVGYLASKILPGRRASFYMEIPPLRLPRVSNVLSKTYARLEWYLKEVIPFFLLASLVLWAGDAVGLLDILINGLKPFIEFVGIPAEAAVAFIIGFFRRDFGAAGLYDLASEGILFGNALLVSAVVMTLFVPCIAQFMVMIKERGWKTALAIAGFIFPFAFLVGLALDRLLKALGVTL; from the coding sequence ATGTCAAAATCATACTGCGCCAAAACAGGTGGAAGTTGCCATCAGTCGCCGCAACAACATCGCCACAGGCACGGACATCAACATGACCCGGAATTGAAAATCGCCCTGGTCGGCAGTCCCAATGTCGGCAAGAGCTCCCTGTTCCATCGGCTTACCGGCCGCCGGGTCATCATCTCCAATTACCCCGGCACCACCGTGGATGTCTTCCGTGGCCAGGCGGTCATCCAGGGACGTCAGGCGGAGGTGGTGGACACGCCGGGCATGTACTCCCTCCACTCCATCACCGAAGAGGAACGGGTAGCCCGGGCCATACTGCTCAAGGAGAAGCCGGACGTGATTCTCCATGTGGTGGACGCCAAGAATCTGGAACGAATGTTACCGCTCACCTACCAGTTGATCGAAGGCGGCTTGCCGGTACTCCTGGTGCTGAACATGATGGATGAAACGGAAGCACTGGGTATCGACATCGAGGTCGGCCGCCTGTCCTCCGTCCTGGGCATACCGGTGGTCACCACCTCCGCCAGCCTCGACCGGGGCATAACCGAACTTAAAAAAGCCATCGCCAGCTATCAATCGGTGGACCTCGGCCTGCCGGTATTCTATGAAGATTACATCGAGAAGGCTGTGGCCGAACTACTGCCGCTGGTCAGGGATAGAACTTCGGTCAGTCTCCTTGCCGACCGGGCGGTCGCCCTGCTGTTACTGCGGGACGACACCGAAATCAGGCAACTGCTGAAGGCCGACGGGGCTGACATGCCGGCCATTGACAGCATCATCTCCCGGACGATGGTCGAAGCCAGCCAGACCCCGGCCTATATACTGGCCGTTGCCCAGCAACAGGCGGCCAGCCGACTGACCGGTGAAACTGTTTCCCAGCGGCGGTCGACCAAACCGTCATTCCGGGAAAGGCTCTCCCGCGCCATGATGCGCCCGTTGTCCGGCAGTTTGATTCTGGCCGGAGTCCTGGCCGCCATGTATTACTTCGTCGGAGTTTTCGGCGCCGGCACGCTGGTAGGCTGGCTGGAGGAAACGGTCTTCGGCGAATACATCAACCCCTGGCTCCAGACCACGTTTCAGGACCTGATACCGGTTCAGCTTGTCTATGACCTGTTCGTCGGCGATTATGGCTTGATAACCCTCGGCCTGACATACGCCATCGGTATCATTCTGCCCATCGTCACCATCTTCTTCATCATTTTCTCGATGATAGAAGACTCCGGCTATCTGCCCCGGCTGGCCATGCTGGTCGACCGGATGTTCAAGTTCATCGGACTGAACGGCCGGGCTGTCATTCCCATTGTCCTGGGTCTGGGTTGTGACACCATGGCCACCATTGTCACCCGTACCCAGGAAACCCGCCGGGAAAGAGTCATCACCACCCTTCTGCTGGCGCTGGCCATCCCCTGCTCGGCCCAACTGGGGGTCATTTTCGGTATCCTGTCAGTTTCGACCGGGATGTTATTGACCTGGCTGGGCGTGGTATTGCTGGTATTTCTACTGGTCGGCTACCTCGCTTCCAAAATCCTGCCTGGACGCCGAGCCAGCTTTTACATGGAAATCCCTCCCCTGCGCCTGCCCCGTGTTTCCAACGTTCTGTCCAAGACCTACGCGCGGCTGGAATGGTACCTGAAGGAAGTTATCCCTTTCTTCCTGCTGGCTTCCCTGGTTTTATGGGCCGGTGACGCAGTTGGCCTGCTGGACATCCTCATCAACGGCCTCAAGCCGTTCATCGAATTTGTCGGCATCCCGGCCGAAGCGGCGGTGGCTTTCATCATCGGTTTCTTCCGCCGTGACTTCGGCGCCGCCGGCCTTTACGACCTGGCATCGGAAGGGATACTCTTCGGCAACGCCCTGCTGGTTTCAGCGGTGGTTATGACCCTGTTCGTACCCTGCATCGCCCAGTTCATGGTCATGATCAAGGAACGCGGCTGGAAGACGGCATTAGCCATTGCCGGCTTCATCTTCCCCTTCGCCTTCCTGGTGGGGTTGGCACTGGACAGACTGCTTAAAGCCCTCGGAGTTACCCTGTGA